In a genomic window of Pangasianodon hypophthalmus isolate fPanHyp1 chromosome 19, fPanHyp1.pri, whole genome shotgun sequence:
- the ints7 gene encoding integrator complex subunit 7 yields the protein MSLSTARSFLSEAGYGEQELDANSALMELDKGLRSCNLGEQCEAVVLFPKLFQKYPFPILINSAFLKLADIFRLGNNFLRMCVLKVTQQSEKHLEKILNVDEFVKRVFSVIHSNDPVARAITLRMLGSLASIIPERKNAHHSIRQSLDSHDNMEVEAAIFAAASFSSHSKDFAAGICNKISEMIQGLATPVDLKLKLIPMLQYMHHDAALASRSRELLQKLVSSYPSTPMVIVTLHTFTQLSLSALIHIPKQIDLLLQYLKEDPRKAVKKLAIQDLKLLAKKTPHMWSRKNIQLLCESALSTPYDGLKLGMASVLSTLSGTVAIKQYFSPTTGESPPSPHLTDIVKLAQECCYHSNLAVAAHGITVLANIAISCPEKDVVQLEQDTVMGMESLLLLCSQDDSASAQTTLKTVLVCLVRMLRARPLLSQMCVELLLAQLHHSCDSACTAICHALAAIVTQLPVLGESMLGNLLELYSSATHRSSDKQQEILVCLATVVFVASQSSLSAEVKAVIRPQLEASANGWTVYRIARQASRMGCHEFSSELYQSLRTRVASEHFYFWLNALMEFSQAEHCLTGLTDGDYSGAITAITDALKSYQKGFTSLTAASTPLSPLVFQCEFVKLRIDTLQALAQLICTCNSLKTSPPPAIAASMALSSGNELQRCGRISQQMKLSMDEFRSLASRYSDLYQSSFDADSATLRNVELQQQSCLLISYVIEALILDPHTASLQDFGPLSSVQAESKYERRMQSVFNLVLEEVESLSRKHPPVSYLHTGCLCDAVIALLKVPLSFQRYFFQKLQSTSIKLALSPSPRTPNEPIPVQNTQQLTLKVEGVIQHGSTPGLFRKILSVCLNASSTLQSKPTPDFKIPLESKANEIEQQVEPHNDYFSTQFLLNFSVPGTHSVTVEACVVDESGVQWKTGPKSTVSVKSMEDPFSQQLRHQQAGAQAAQRNVTARFQ from the exons ATGTCTCTTTCAACTGCGCGCTCTTTCTTGTCGGAGGCCGGTTATGGGGAACAGGAGTTAGATGCTAATTCGGCTCTCATGGAGCTGGACAAAG GCTTGAGATCGTGCAATCTGGGGGAACAGTGTGAAGCTGTGGTCCTCTTTCCCAAGCTCTTCCAGAAATATCCCTTCCCCATCCTCATCAACTCAGCCTTCCTGAAACTGGCCGATATTTTCAGACTTGG GAACAACTTCCTCCGGATGTGTGTGCTGAAAGTGACCCAGCAGAGTGAGAAGCACCTGGAGAAGATCCTGAACGTGGACGAGTTTGTTAAACGAGTCTTTTCTGTCATCCACAGTAATGATCCCGTAGCCAGAGCCATCACACTCAG AATGCTGGGCAGCCTGGCGTCCATTATCCCGGAAAGGAAAAACGCCCATCACAGCATTCGCCAGAGCTTGGACTCCCATGACAACATGGAAGTGGAGGCCGCCATCTTTGCAGCAGCCAGTTTCTCATCCCACTCGAA agacTTTGCAGCGGGGATTTGCAACAAGATCAGTGAGATGATTCAAG GCCTGGCCACTCCAGTAGACCTGAAGTTAAAGCTGATCCCCATGCTCCAGTACATGCACCACGATGCTGCTTTGGCCTCCCGGAGCAGGGAGCTGCTGCAGAAGCTCGTATCCTCGTACCCCTCCACGCCCATGGTGATCGTCACACTGCACACCTTCACGCAGCTTTCCCTCTCAGCTCTCATCCACATCCCCAAACAG ATTGATTTGCTTCTGCAGTATCTGAAGGAAGACCCGAGAAAAGCAGTGAAAAAACTCGCCATTCAGGACCTGAAACTCCTGGCTAAGAAAACTCCTCACATGTGGAGCAGAAAGAACATACAG ctGTTGTGTGAGAGTGCCCTCAGCACCCCTTATGATGGTCTAAAACTCGGCATGGCCTCTGTCCTCTCTACACTCTCTGGAACCGTTGCCATCAAGCAGTACTTCAGCCCTACCACAG GTGAATCCCCACCATCTCCTCACCTGACTGATATTGTCAAGCTGGCGCAGGAGTgctgttaccatagcaacctgGCCGTGGCGGCTCACGGCATAACTGTGCTAGCTAACATTGCCATTTCCTGCCCTGAGAAAG ATGTTGTACAGTTGGAGCAGGACACGGTGATGGGGATGGAGTCTTTACTGTTGCTGTGCAGTCAGGACGACAGTGCGTCCGCTCAGACCACGCTGAAA aCGGTGCTGGTGTGTCTGGTGAGGATGTTGAGGGCGCGTCCTCTCCTCAGTCAGATGTGTGTAGAGCTCCTCTTGGCACAGCTGCATCACTCCTGTGACTCGGCGTGCACTGCTATCTGCCATGCTCTGGCCGCCATCGTTACTCAGCTGCCAGTGCTGGGGGAGAGCATGCTGGGAAATCTTTTGGAGCTGTACAGCAGTGCCACTCACAGGAGCTCTGATAAACAGCAGGAAATTTTG gTGTGTTTGGCTACAGTGGTGTTTGTGGCAAGTCAGTCGTCTCTGAGTGCTGAGGTAAAAGCCGTGATTCGACCGCAGCTGGAAGCCTCGGCTAATGGCTGGACCGTCTACCGCATTGCACGTCAGGCCTCGCGCATG GGCTGCCACGAGTTCTCCAGCGAGCTGTACCAAAGTCTGCGCACACGCGTTGCCTCTGAGCACTTCTACTTCTGGCTGAACGCACTGATGGAGTTCTCGCAGGCTGAGCACTGCCTGACCGGCCTGACTGACGGAGACTACAGCGGAGCCATCACTGCCATCACCGATGCCCTCAAATCCTACCAGAAAGGCTTCACTTCCCTCACG GCTGCAAGCACCCCCCTGAGTCCCCTGGTGTTCCAGTGTGAGTTTGTGAAGCTGCGAATTGACACGCTGCAGGCTCTGGCCCAGCTTATCTGCACCTGTAACAGCCTAAAGACGAGTCCTCCACCTGCCATTGCTGCCAGCATGGCCCTGTCCTCCGGGAATGAACTGCAGCGCTGCGGACGCATCTCCCAGCag ATGAAGCTCTCCATGGATGAATTCCGGAGTCTTGCCAGTCGCTACTCTGATTTGTACCAGTCCTCTTTTGATGCTGATTCAGCTACACTCCGAAATGTCGAACT GCAACAGCAGAGCTGCCTGCTTATCTCCTATGTGATTGAGGCTTTAATACTCGACCCTCACACTGCCAG TTTGCAGGATTTTGGCCCGCTGAGTTCAGTTCAGGCAGAGAGCAAGTATGAGCGCAGGATGCAGTCTGTGTTCAACCTCGTTCTGGAGGAAGTGGAGTCACTGAGCAGGAAGCACCCTCCTGTTTCTTACCTG CACACTGGCTGTCTGTGTGACGCTGTTATTGCTCTGCTTAAAGTGCCACTGTCCTTCCAGAGGTATTTCTTCCAAAAACTGCAGTCAACCAGTATCAAA CTggctctgtctccatctcctcGCACACCCAATGAGCCAATCCCGGtgcagaacacacagcagctcaCGCTAAAGGTTGAGGGAGTCATTCAGCACGGCTCCACTCCCGGCCTTTTCCGCAAAATCCTCTCGGTCTGCCTGAACGCCAGCTCCACGCTGCAGTCCAAACCTACTCCTGACTTCAAG
- the dtl gene encoding denticleless protein homolog produces the protein MLFRFVVDRGVGKRRSNDKHGDYPLSSLLECFGCASHDEHVSYGDSGTAVPPFGCTFSTAPGQGSTLAVANEEGIVSLYNTERRSTVLKEWLAHDNAVFDIAWVPGANSLVTASGDQTARLWDVISGELLGSFKGHQCSLKSVAFPKQEKAVFCTGGRDGNIMLWDMRCSKKDGFYRQMKQISGAHMKMERNTPQTKKKRVTSRGMAPSVDSQRGVTAVLFRDENTLISSGAVDGTIKMWDLRKSYTAYQQNPTPLQIYQYPGSSTRKLGYSGLTLDSMSSRLFCNCTDDNIYMFDISGLKTTPAAVFSGHRNSSFYVKSSVSPDDQFLASGSSDSHAYIWKISDPDQAPVMLQGHSQEVTSVTWSPSDFTKIATCSDDNTVRIWRLSRSVDRESSAGDLNLVGWARRKIQTPSRPSGSFPQADVTPVRSGRSGSADSLLSPQPGSCAPSGADFPLPSVTSSPDTPCLPQTKTPLSIPVINTLGSERRAKRRLDTSDKTMGEDESDGVSELYPDCKRSRESGSAFCTSAEERTEEKEERISSSTQADKENSSPLKADWLSAMSRKLKQSHSRAALPKSPNAVKRQDSRTQSLSALSSPQSGKKASSPQTKRISSPTSMKKISAYFQKTPQD, from the exons ATGCTGTTTCGATTTGTTGTCGATCGAGGAGTGGGGAAAAGAAGAAGTAACG ATAAGCATGGGGATTACCCTCTGTCATCTCTGCTGGAGTGTTTCGGGTGTGCCAGTCATGATGAACACGTGTCTTACGGAGACTCGGGCACCGCTGTTCCTCCGTTTGGATGCACATTCTCCACAG CTCCCGGGCAGGGCAGCACGCTGGCTGTAGCGAATGAGGAAGGGATCGTGAGCCTTTATAACACTGAGAGACGCAGCACTGTACTGAAAG AATGGCTGGCGCATGATAACGCGGTGTTTGATATCGCCTGGGTCCCAGGAGCAAACAGCCTA GTGACAGCGTCAGGTGATCAGACAGCCCGGCTGTGGGACGTGATCTCCGGAGAGCTGCTGGGAAGCTTTAAAGGGCATCAGTGCAGCCTGAAGAGTGTGGCCTTTCCCAAACAGGAGAAAG CTGTTTTCTGCACCGGAGGCAGGGACGGGAACATCATGCTGTGGGACATGAGGTGTAGTAAGAAAG ATGGCTTCTACAGGCAGATGAAACAGATAAGTGGAGCTCATATGAAGATGGAGAGAAACACACCGCAAACGAAGAAAAAACGAGTGACATCCAGAGGAATGGCTCCTTCTGTG GATTCTCAGAGAGGCGTGACGGCTGTTCTTTTCCGTGACGAGAACACGCTCATCTCGTCAGGAGCAGTAGATGG GACGATTAAGATGTGGGATTTAAGGAAGAGTTACACGGCGTACCAGCAGAACCCCACCCCACTCCAGATTTATCAGTACCCAGGATCCTCCACACGCAAACTAG GTTATTCAGGCCTGACGTTAGACTCGATGAGCTCCAGACTGTTCTGCAACTGCACAGATGACAACATTTACATGTTTGATATCAGTGGATTGAAAACTACACCAG CGGCTGTGTTCAGTGGCCATCGTAACTCCTCGTTCTATGTGAAGTCCAGCGTGAGTCCAGATGATCAGTTCCTGGCCAGTGGGTCGAGCGATAGCCACGCTTATATCTGGAAG ATCTCTGACCCAGATCAGGCTCCTGTGATGCTTCAGGGGCACAGCCAGGAAGTGACATCAGTCACCTGGAGCCCCTCTGATTTCACAAAG ATCGCGACCTGCTCTGATGATAACACCGTGCGGATCTGGAGGCTCAGCCGCAGTGTAGACAGAGAATCATCAGCAGGAGATTTAAACCTTGTAGGCTGGGCACGCCGCAAAATCCAGACACCCTCCCGACCAtctg GCTCCTTCCCTCAGGCTGATGTAACCCCCGTTCGGAGTGGCAGGTCAGGCAGCGCTGACTCTCTGTTGTCCCCTCAGCCTGGCTCGTGCGCCCCCAGCGGTGCTGACTTCCCTCTTCCATCTGTCACCTCCTCTCCTGATACACCCTGCCTGCCCCAGACCAAAACTCCGCTCTCCATCCCCGTCATTAACACCCTCGGCTCTGAGAGGCGCGCCAAACGCCGCCTGGACACGAGCGACAAGACGATGGGGGAAGACGAGAGCGATGGAGTGTCTGAGCTCTATCCGGACTGTAAGAGGAGTCGGGAGTCTGGGAGCGCTTTCTGCACATCagcagaggaaagaacagaagagaaggaagagaggatCAGCTCATCTACTCAGGCTGATAAGGAGAACAGCTCGCCACTGAAAGCTGACTGGCTTTCTGCAATGAGCCGGAAACTGAAACAGTCTCACAGCAGAGCCGCGTTACCTAAAAGCCCTAATGCAGTGAAGAGACAAGACTCGAGGACACAGTCCCTCTCT GCACTGAGCTCTCCGCAGTCTGGGAAGAAGGCCTCGTCCCCGCAGACGAAGAGAATTTCCTCTCCAACTTCTATGAAAAAGATTTCTGCATATTTTCAGAAAACACCACAAGACTGA